From Symphalangus syndactylus isolate Jambi chromosome 5, NHGRI_mSymSyn1-v2.1_pri, whole genome shotgun sequence:
tttcaaatgcattttttgaTTTTGTAAAGATAAGGGTAAGTTCTCATGAAGTCtagtatttatgtatatatgtatgtctgtatacttttactcttttatttatttacttatttgcaaATCCTATTCACAGgttttaaacaaaaatggaatGGTTGAGTTTTCTGTGACAAGTAATGAGACCATCACGGTGTCCCCAGAGTATGTTGGCTCTCGACTGTTGTTGAAGTTAAAGGAAATGGCAGAGGCATATCTTGGAATGCCAGTTGCCAATGCTGTCATTTCTGTACCAGCAGAATTTGATCTAAAACAGAGAAATTCAACGATTGAAGCTGCTAACCTTGCAGGTAACAGTACCCTTGACTGACatacatttttctcaaaattgTGTTGGGTTGAAAACCTTCTGTAGTAAGGTTTACCACTTCCCAAACCACACAACCATAgtcaaaataaacaaactatatggtaggtgtattagggttctctagagggacaggactgatagtatatatgtgtatatgaaagGGATTTTATTAAGGTGTATTGGCTCACACTATCACAGGGTGAAGTCCCACAGTTGGCtggctgcaagctgaggagcaaggaagccagtctgagtcccaaaacctcaaaagtagagaaACCAACAGTGCAGCTTTTAGACTGTGGCcgaaggcccgagagcccctggcaaaccactggtgtaggtcAAAGAGTCCAAAAGCTAATGAACTTAgagtccgatgttcaagggcaggaagcatccagcatgggagaaagatggaggccagaagactcaggcAGTCTAATCCtcccacattcttctgcctgcttttattccagGCACggtctggcagctgattagatggtgcccacccagattgagggtggatctgcctctcccagtccactgactcaaatgttattctactttggcaataccctcacagacacacccaggaacaatactttgcatccatCAATCCAATCAAGATGATAATAGTAACCATCATAGTAGGTAAAGTAGATAGATTTTTATACAGGTTTATAATTTTGAAAGCTCTATAGCACaatataaaatgtgtatgtaACAAGAACCAATCAGATGCTACAGGACAAAGGCTCAAAGAGAAAATGGACACATGTTAGCAGTGAGGAATTCTTTCTTCTAAATTCCATTAATGTTAAggtgaatataattttttaagtaaaatctgAGGTAGATCATTTaatgatttaatatttaatgcCATCGAACCAATATTGAGGGCTttgctaaaaaaagaaagaaatctttgttCTCATAGAACTTATGTTCTACCAGAGAGGAACACAGAATGAGCCTAAAAGGTAAATTTAATAATGTTTTCGGCCTGTACATTACTGATATTttaggccagataattctttattGTGGAGGACTGTCCTGtgaactacaaaatatttaacagCATCCCTAGCCTCTATTCACCAGATGCTAGCAGCACCCTCCTCCACCAAGTGgtgacaatgaaaaatgtctCCATATGTTGCCAGATTTCTTCTGGAGGTGAAATCCTGCCTTGTTGAGAGCCACTGCTAATGTATATCAGAAAGTAACCTACTATGAAGAAAAGAGCAGGCTAATGGGTCAAGGTTGCTTTTGGTGGTCAGGGGATGGATGACTTGTAGAATTTAAATAGGGTGATCAGACAAACCTCAGAAAGTAATATTTAAGCACATTTGAAGAAAGCAAAATAGTTAACCATGCAGACACATGGAGAAAGTGTGTTGTAGGAAGAAGAGATGGCCACTGCAACAGCCATAAGCTGGGAATTTGCTGGTACATAGAGGATAGGAAGTTGGTCAGTGTGGCCAGAAGTTGTTCAGTGTGGCCAGAGTAGAATAAGTGGTAAAATCAGAGAGCTGAAGGGAAGGGTGTTAATGATCTCTGGAATAATTCTTTAGAGTTTGAATGTTGTCATAGCTCCTGATACATAATGCCATACTACTTTGCATACCGCTCATAAGTATGGCATTTAGTTTAAAGCAGGAATGTCATTCAAAGAAACCTGATCTTTTACCTGCTCAACATAAGCCTCTTTAATTTCCATAGCACTTAGTGATAGTATGTaatgattaaattttttttttattttttatttttttttattttttgagatggagcctcgctctgctgcccaggctggagtgcggtggcgtgatcttggctcactgcaagctccacctcccaggttcacgccattctcccgcctcagcctcctgagtagctgggactacaggcgcctgccaccacgcccagctcattttttatatttttagtagagacggggttccaccgtgttagccaggatggtctcttgatctcctgacctcgtgatccacccacctcggcataatgattaaatttttattgctCATATATTCCAAAGTAGAATATGAATGTTAGAAAAGGCTGGGAGACTTTTTGAAAGTTAAGTGTTAATTAATAAAGAGTAGAATGACTTATTCCACTGAACcttggattttatttctttatattgtaatctttcagaataattttaaagatacCATTTAGAAGAGCTTGTGTTTACTGTCCCCATTTCATGCTTCTGTTCGGTTTGTGACTGCTCTCATCATTACTCTGTGGTGGAGTTCATGTCACAGAAGACACAAACATGCTATAAATGGGAAGAGATTACTTTATTGCATCCTCTCATGAGTTTTTCTTCCCTTAACCAATCTTACAGGACTGAAGATTTTGAGGGTAATAAATGAACCCACAGCGGCAGCTATGGCCTATGGCCTCCACAAGGCTGACGTCTTCCACGTCTTGGTGATAGACTTGGGCGGAGGAACTCTAGATGTGTCTTTACTGAATAAACAAGGAGGGATGTTTCTAACCCGAGCAATGTCTGGTAAGAAAAACGCGgggagaggctgggcgcagtggctcaagcctgtaatcccagcactttgggaggccgaggcgggcggatcacgagttggggagatcgagaccatcctggctaacacggtgaaaccccgtctctatttaaaaaaaaaaaaaaaaaatacagaaaaatgcagggagagttgaagaggtttggGCAGTGCTTTCTTTAACATATCCAATGTGTAGTgcatcctttttttcccccagaattcTTTGACTTcattttgataattttctgtatatgtaattttataccaccatttgtatatatttaccgCAAAAAGTTAAATCTCAAAAAATGTTGAGCATCCTATAAGTCAAATAAATACATTGCCAGTTACCCAGTTACGGCTCACGGAGCCAGTAGGACTTTTCATGGTGATGGTGAAGAAAgggaacagagggaagaaaaatttccttaaaatgaaagGTGATCAGTATATTTCctttaatatgttttataaagtAGATGTCTTTAGAAAGTCTAATTGTATTTTTCCCTAGGAAATGATAGGATTTTGCATTCTAAAcccttttttaaaggtttttgttttgtcaaaTTTAGCTTAAGGGATTCAACCTGTTTGACACGTTGAGTTGTAAGTTATAGGTATTCTAacctctgcattttttttctctttttcgaATCGAGTTAAATACCAGGAAATTATATTACATTACTCTTTTCCTTTGAAATTATTTATCTAGTTTTCAGGTAGAAAAGTAGAAAGACCTTTTCAGGTCctaatcaggcaagaaaaaaatgaaaggaaaagaagagattaAATACCTACTTTTTCATTATAAGAAGCACTTTCCTCTGTTGAGAATGACATCCAGTGTTTTTAAATAGCTACTTATAAGCCAATCTGTATTCTTAatctctgtttactgaaaaattatttgatattgtGAAGAGATACTtccttttatataatttaaaattttgacccTGATGTGCACTAGTTTTTAAATAGTACTTATTTGGGTTAAGATAGCTTTAACCcagtcattatttttttaatttttatttattgatttattttatagaggcagggtcttgctatgttacccagtctggtctccaactcctggcctcaagcagtcctcccacctcagccttccaaagttctaggattacaggtgtgagacaccatgcccagcaacaCAGTTATTTTTAACCAGTCTCTGTATGAATAAAATTGTAATGATACATGAAACAGGGATTTGTTATTGCcagaatataatttttacatatacGTAAtagcatacatgtatacatacacacatatatgcataacTATATtaaactcttttatttttcactcagGAAACAATAAACTTGGAGGACAGGACTTCAATCAGAGATTGCTTCAGTACTTATATAAACAGATCTATCAAACGTATGGCTTCGTGCCCTCTAGGAAAGAGGAAATCCACAGATTGAGACAAGCCGTGGAAATGGTCAAATTAAATCTGACTCTTCATCAGTCTGCTCAGTTGTCAGTATTACTAACGGTGGAGGAACAGGACAGGAAGGAACCTCACAGTAGTGACACTGAACTGCCAGAAGACAAACTTTCCTCAGCAGATGACCGTCGTGTGAACAGTGGGTTTGGACGTGGCCTTTCTGATAAGAAAAGTGGAGAAAGTCAGGTTTTATTTGAAACAGAAATATCACGGAAACTCTTTGATACCCTTAATGAAGACCTCTTTCAGAAAATCCTCGTACCCATTCAGCAAGTATTGAAAGAAGGCCACCTGGAAAAGACTGAGATTGATGAGGTGGTTTTAGTTGGGGGCTCCACTCGTATTCCTCGGATCCGTCAAGTCATTCAGGAGTTCTTTGGAAAAGATCCCAACACATCTGTGGACCCTGACCTAGCAGTGGTAACGGGAGTGGCTATCCAAGCAGGGATTGATGGAGGCTCTTGGCCTCTCCAAGTCAGTGCTTTAGAAATTCCCAATAAGCATTTACAAAAAACCAACTTCAACTGAATTCTGGAGAAATAATGGTTATTTGTGATCTTGTCTGATGATCTCTTCCCATTTATCAGATTACCTTTTCCACAAAAGAAAGTCTCTAAAATATCACAGATTTACCTAGAGGGCAACATTTAGATACAGGAAAATTTTACAGTGTTTTGTCTTAGGGTTAGACGTGACCAGATTGATCCTATTTGATTTTGGAGAGGTCCTATTCTAACAAATACTCGAAAATGATAAAATTGAGGTACAACTCTCTTATAAGAGTATGGATAACTGTATTTTCTGGATTCTGGAGATTGATAACCATATGCACTTAACATTATATTCTATAAACATTAAGTAGTGCCAATTATGAGATTCCCAGTTCTTACTAAATTGTATTAGCAGGAGCTGGTAATTACTTGTATTATCACATGTAACTAATAATTTGAACTATACTTGAAGGACCATGTTGATGTCAGGTATTTACAGTGGTTGGAAGATAGCAGTATTATTAGCATAAGCTGCATACATAATATTCAGTAACTGCCATATTGTGTAACAAATTTACATTCACAAATTCAGTATCCTGTTAAGTGTCATATTCTTGTAATCTGCATTCTCCAGgagttttatgtatttaatagatgaatttattttatttctaaaggtATTCAAATGTTTCAGCACCATATAGTAGAAATACCCAATTTATATTCTAGTTCCTTTATGTCCTGTACATCATTCTCTGCTTGGATTTCCATTATTCTGTTTGGTTAGAGAATAAAATTGGTAATTGCATTTGAAGAATGTGTTAATGTCATAATAAAGCCATGATTACTATCTTATTTTTGTTATCCAAGACCTTTGCAAACATTGGCAAATAGCATCATTTACCTactgtatttgtttctttgtttatattttcagtaagCCCTGGGGAATATAGCATGGAATTGAGCTACTAAATGGTTTTGGTTCCGTTTTACTGAGATTTTTTCCTCATATTTAGTTTTGAATGAGGAAAATGTGCTCAATTATAAAAGCTGTgttattcttttctattattattttgaaataatcacaCTTGGACTCTTTTCAAACATTAGGTTAGTTTGTGATGAGAGCAAAAAATTTGTGAATGCTGGAAATAATGTGGAAAGCTAATGTGGAAGCCATCATGGCAAAGTTTCTACAAATCGGCATTTGTAGcagagttgtttgtttttgttgtttccttcAAGAAAAACCACAGGgaccaagaaagaaaatataacagtTTGATTTCTGTCATACccattgtatttgaagatatatggatacagattatatatatatatacatattttccttAATAGAGGAATGCTTCatattattcaaaaattataTCCTGgtcacctttttttgtttttactgtttttaaagcAGAGATACTGTAAAGTATCTCTGCTTTATCCATTGCTGAATTTGATAGGCTGTTGAATTGCCAGTCACCGAAAAAGGAAGCTGAGCAAATTCATCTCAACAACATCAAAACATTTCAGCTTCTCATAGTAAAAAGCTGAATGTTACTAATATTtttcatatctaaaaaaaaaattcttagcaatGAAATTGCTGTTAAAACACAAATTTCCATCAAATACTTTTGTGTATAGAAAATATCTATAGTAGGTAGatagaaaagtataaaatgtttgttgaagTATCTTATTTTAGAAGGAATGGAGAAATGCCAAAGATGAATCCTTCACTGCATTATGAAAATATTCCAGATGTTCTCTTGGACTTTATATAAATCtgtaatagattttagaattgaaAAATTCTTTGTGAAGGTCTTCTAAAAGTGTTCCAATTTATCCCAAAATCTCCATATATAAGATCAGCTTTAAcctaaaacataaagaaaacctTGAATTTCTCAAATGTTTGAGATGTTCAAGACAGTCTCTTAATCCATTAATGCTTTTGGAAACAATTGACAAAATAAGGCAGGCAGCTAATCTCATATCCTGAAGTtggaatttaaataatttctgtttGCAAATTAGAATGACAGTGTTGGAATCTGGAGGCAGTAGTTGAGCATATTCTCTAGTATGTAGCTACACCTTTAATAAAatgaaggaatgtcttcaatcaGATTTTAGTGGGCTATTTATAAATAGTCTTGAAGtcaatttagtttatttatttaaaagataatgcaTCCTGAAAGGGATCATTTATGAATACCAATCTGAAGtcttttcataaaaaaaaaaataaactttagttgTACATTTAGCCAGTGTTATTTGAAGtatgtaacttttaaaatattaactgtcTTGTATGATTAGAATATGTGAATGAGTAACTTATTTTGTATCAGGAGTGTTTTGGTACTGTGTTTTCACTCAAACCACTGACTTAACAGATACTACTGTGTATAACATGTACTAAATATTACAGTTATTGTGCATAACAGATTGTTCCTCttaaatatttgtgtgtatacaGGCAATTCAtgttttaatgtaaataaatgccattttgcagtttgttttttaaactatgtaCTTTGTCATTCAGGACTAGTCTGGAGTATACTTTTCAggcatataaataagaaaataaggatGGAACTGATTTGATGCCTAGACACTCAGTCTCAGTAGCTGTTGCCTAGTTGTTCCCGAAATGTACATTTCTCTGTATCCTTTCTATTGCTTATATGCTTTCCACTTATTTCTCTAATTTAGAAAAGACAACTTGTAGCATATGAACAGTATCTTCAGAATTCTGAATACTAATTCATGGCTTCTGACCATGATGGAGCCAGAAAGTAAGCTAACCTAATCTAGCTAGTTAGGAAATAATCCTGCATAACAGGATTCCTTTGGTTGATggttaataaatatttctctaaCAAAATTTATATTAGTCTTTGGACAAAAAATCCCAATATATTAATTATGTTTTGCTTCTTTAAGAAACTCATTTGATTAATGTAGTCTTCTAAGATGAGCCTTTAGGTAATGACGGTAGACTTGACCTTGGAGAGACTCAAATATATGAGGAAATACAGCAATACTTCATATTTATCTTAATTAACAGAGAGTGCCTCACTGAGGTAGGCAGCCACTGATGTGAGACCCAATGATCCCACCTTGTGGAATAAACATCCTTGGGTAATCCTATTCTCTTGAATTTGGGCAAGAGATAATGACTCACTGCTAATGAATAATACGGCAGAAGTGCTGAGGTGTCATTTCTGAAATTAGGTTTAAAAAAGATCAGCTTCCTTCTTGGATGCACACTCTTGCTGGCTTTCTCTTTTGGATCCCAGCTGCCACGTAAAGAAGACCATGTAAAGAAGGCTGTTCTGGTGAATACAGGTGTAGAAAAACACCCTAGAAGATGAGAGGCCACATGGAGGCAGGCAGGTACCCCCCACTGACAGAAGGCACGAATTTCCAGCTATGTTAGACAGCCTTCTTGAAATGAACCCTCCAGCCGTAGTAAGTCTTGAGATGATGCAGCCACAGTTGACTATTTGAACGCCACCACATGGAGACCTTAATTCTTGTTTTGGCAAGAATTATAAACAGTTTGCCTTCCATAATTCTTGTTTTGGCAAAGAATTATcattcatttctgttattttaaagttCTGTTATTTTAAAGTACTTTGGATTAATTTGTTACACAACAGCAGAAAACAGATTTCTTACAATGGCACTGCTCTAAAAATTTTACTAATACTAACCAATTTAGTTTAGTTCTAGCCACCATTTGAGCAGGTACTATTATCTGCATTTTCAAATAGGGAAATTAAGGCATAGATGTGTTAGGCAGTTTTCCCAGGATTACAACTATTAAGTGAGAAAGTcgggattcaaatccagtctacgcttgtaatcccagtgctgtgCTGCCTTATCCATTACAGAATACAATCCCATAGTACCTTTTCTGTTACCAAACCTGGATAGTATCCATGTAAGACCTCTTATTTACCAGCTAATGTTAACATTGGAGATTTATGCTTGTTATTCCTTTACATTTTCAACAAGCAGGTTTAGAATGTGTAGATTtcttaaatacaaaatgaaatcaATAGCACCTATTTCACTTGGTTTTTGTAAGTGTCTGGCATATAGAAAGTGATAACGATTAATACATATGGTAGATATAGAAATGAACAAAGTTCAGTGACTCTCAATTTTATGTGGGTTTTTTAATTgatggattgattgattgagatggagtatcactctgtctcccaggctggagtgcagtggtgcgatctcagttcactgaagcctccacctcccaggttacagtgattctcctgcctcagcctcctgagtagctgggattacagcacgtgccaccacactcagctaatttttgtatttttagtagaaacagggttttatcatgttggccgggctggtctcgaactcctgacctcaggtgatccacctgcctcggcctcccaaattctaggattacaggtgtaagccaccgcacatGGCCTTATGTGGGTTTATTAAGGATGCCATGGATAGATTACATTCCCCAATATCATCAGAGCCTAATTCAATGCGTCTAAAATTTCTGTAAATTATTGAGAGTTCTTCTGATgaactatgaaaaaaaatttgctttGGTAAAGCATTTACTTTGTTTGGACAAGAATTATAAACGATTTGCCTCACATTAAGTTATTTGGATTTTAAAGCAGGAATAAATGCGTTTGTTTCATACCTCATTGAATTGCCTATTAATTGGCCTACCTAAAATACctaaaaaatttcaaatgctCTAACACTTGTAACCCTgtaacttattttatatatattacatgtatacatatatatgtgtgtatgtgtatgtatgtaaaacTAATatgataaaaacacatttttttttgttaagagtTCATTCACCTTAAATTATTTAACATGGACTGTTGGAAACTGGAAATTGAGTCTCAATTATTAGGTGTAATCAATAcccttcctctgtctcccaagttgcTAAACTAATAAGATACTTTTAACATGATTGAAAAGTTTTTTGAGTAGTTGTGGCAGACCCTGCTAAATGCTATCACAATATTTATTCTATTCATGCTTACCCCACTTTTATTTGGAGCAGCAATATCCCTACTTCAAAAACTATATTTTCCAGCTTCCCTTACAGCTAGGGATGGCTCTGTGACataattctggccaatgagatataaGCATAAATCACTAGGTGTAAACTCAGGCTTTTTTAAATTTACTCATCTGGATTGTACAAACATCTGCTCACCATTCATTTCTCCTTCTTGGAATGCAGACATGATACTGGAGATAGCAAGGGGTTTGCAACTACTAAGCAACAAACATGCTGTGGATGTTTGAAACGAAGATAGGTACAGCCCAGGCGATATGGAGCCACCTTAACCAACTTTGTACTCTGTATTTTGGGACTTCCTTCTACCTGAGAACAATAAGCTGTGTGGTTGTTTACGCttcttattttacttcttttcataCTTGTAGTTTTCAATTTACGACCCTTACGTAGTTAGACATTTGGTCACATTGTCCTTTGTTGGACTTCTGCTTCTGCCCAAGatggaataaaagaaaactgattttcCTCTTGCCTGTGTTAACTAAAAAGTCAAACAGAATATATGAAACAACACTTTTCAAGACCTTATGTATCATGACTAATAATAATTCTTGTTTGTTACCTCTCTAATATCATAGACAAGTGTGGTAATATAGGTCAAGCAGTAAGATGTTCTGTAAAATCTGGAAATTGTTGCACAAATGCTCATGACAGAAAGCCAGAAGCAGATGTTCACAGGGAATTAGTGGTGACTGAAGCTGTACTAATATTTATGCCTGGTTCCTTTTGCACTCCATTGTCTTGCATTCCAAATCATTCATCTTAGTCTTCATCTTGATCACCACATTATGTCTACTGTGTATATCAGAGTTTAAAAAGGCCATAAACCAGTCACCACAAGCGCATTAATGAAGATCTGAGTTGTTTAAACATGAATTCAAAAACTGATCCTATGTTACTTTCCTTGGCACACAAAAAAATGCAtatgtgttattttctttctaaatgtttgaagcaaatttatcaaaaataattttctattaatgatctattttacattttcctcCTACACctattccttttctctttttgcagCATTATTGAGATAAACAAAAGGTTACTACCTTTGGGCAACAATGAAAACTAAGCACAGACTGGGCATTCTGAAAATAACTAGTGAGAAACCTGGGTTACCTAGACAGCAATCATCGAGAAGCCAGTAACTCTTTATGTGGTTCAGACCCATTACCTCGGCCCACTAACTCAGCAGCATAGCAGACACTTGAACTACCAACTAGCCTTCCTTTTCATAAGAAGATTTAGCGACATGTCAATAACAGTACATCCAGAAGTTCTTACTTCTTGTATTTAAAAATGATCTGTTTGCATCCAGGATAGTAGGAAAGGAGAACTAGAAGGAGCTAGAAGAAGCTCCTAACTGCTGCCTCCTCATATTTGCTTGATCTCACTGAGATAATATTAGGCATTACTGAGGCCTATCTCTTCTTTGAATCTCCAGTTATCCCAAGGTTGCTGTGTATAAAATAGCCTTTTATAAActttttgcagtttttatttacttaagaGTGTGTCCtgggatgggcgcagtggctcacgcctgtaatcccaatactttgggaggccgaggccagcggatcacgaggtcaggagatcaagaccatcctggctaccacagtgaaactccatctctactgaaaatataaaaaattagctgggtgtggtggcgcacggatgaggcaggagaatcacttgaacccaggaggcagaggctgcagtgagccgagattgcatcactgcactccagcctgggcaacaaagcaagacttcctctgaaaaaaaaaaaaaaaggagtatgtcctggcacggtggctcgtgcctgtaatcccagaactttgggaggccgaggtgggcagattacctgaggtcaggagttcgagaccagcttggccaacagggtaaaaccttgtctctactaaaaatacaaaaattagccaggcatggtgccatatgcctgtaatcccagctacttgggaggctgaggcaagagaattgcttgagcccaggagacagacgttacactgagccgagatcatgccactgcactccagtctggccagcagagcaagactctgtctcaaaaaaaaaaaaaaagtttgtcctATGATGTGATTTTGTAGATATGAGACTAAAGTTATAAGGAACAATGAGTGTTGGTGTTTAAATAATAGCCAATATGTTATTCAATGGTTTTTATATGCTAGACACTGTCTTAAGTGATTACATGTATTACATGATTTAATTTCCAAAGCATACTTAGGAGGTAAATAGAATTATGACTCCCAAATAAACACAGAGAAATATGTTAACTTACTCAAGTTTGTACAACTATTAAGTGGTTGAGTTGGGATTTCACATAGGTACCCTGTCGAGATCCTGAACTCTTAACTACTATGTTTTTGCATTctagcttttaaattttcttttaaaagaaagtcCCTTTAGATCAGGTAGAACTATTCattatttatatgcatattaAAATGCAACATTAAGTTTTCTAAACACTTCTATATCAAGGCTATGTttagaagtaaataaaattgCCATTATTCAGCCATTTTTTGACCTACGGAAATGACTATTTTATATGGTCCAACCTAATACTATATTTAAAGAGGCATGGATCCCACCCCTACCACAAGCTTTGATTTTATTTAGTATGCTTACAAAGATATTGGTTCAAAatcctgttttttaaaagattttgaaattttttgaacTACAGACTATTTTTTAGTGACTTTTCTGGAATGAGACATCTTGGTAGAGAAGTAGAAAGAACATCATCAGCTTTGTAGTCACGTAAACCTGGATTCCAGCTACTCTTGGAATCTTCATATCGTATTTGGTAAAATAGAGCAGATAATTCCTTTCTTATATTATTTAGTGAGAATTGAAAGTGACACATTACCTGGCATATCGTGGGCTTTCAATAATAAACATTCTCATTATCCTCAAAGAAAGAAACTTAATGCTACATAGGATTTTTCTCTATCAGCTAtggtaaatattttgtatattgaaATTCATCATTATTTTATGAATCTATTTTGAAGTTATAATCTTTAAACAAATCATACAATCATGGAATAACCTTTTTTATTACAAATGTGCTACTTCTCTGTAACCCAATCATTTTGAATACTTTGCACTTTGCTTCTAGTGTACATCAATAATTGAATGAGCTTGATGTACATAATtgatataagaaaatattaatttcttaaaacaataaaattatgtttGAATAACTTTGATTTAgtcactttttgtgttttttactttTGCTTCTTTTACTCTGTATTACATATGAAGATaatgtatatctgtatatatatgcagaaaactacaCATATTCTAAATATGCAGATTGATGAACATTCACAAACTGAATGAGTGCTCAGATTCACTTCAAGAAACAAAATGCTATCATTATCCCA
This genomic window contains:
- the HSPA13 gene encoding heat shock 70 kDa protein 13 isoform X2, with amino-acid sequence MVSFTDKDVYVGYESVELADSNPQNTIYDAKRFIGKIFTPEELEAEIGRYPFKVLNKNGMVEFSVTSNETITVSPEYVGSRLLLKLKEMAEAYLGMPVANAVISVPAEFDLKQRNSTIEAANLAGLKILRVINEPTAAAMAYGLHKADVFHVLVIDLGGGTLDVSLLNKQGGMFLTRAMSGNNKLGGQDFNQRLLQYLYKQIYQTYGFVPSRKEEIHRLRQAVEMVKLNLTLHQSAQLSVLLTVEEQDRKEPHSSDTELPEDKLSSADDRRVNSGFGRGLSDKKSGESQVLFETEISRKLFDTLNEDLFQKILVPIQQVLKEGHLEKTEIDEVVLVGGSTRIPRIRQVIQEFFGKDPNTSVDPDLAVVTGVAIQAGIDGGSWPLQVSALEIPNKHLQKTNFN
- the HSPA13 gene encoding heat shock 70 kDa protein 13 isoform X1, whose product is MAREMTILGSAVLTLLLAGYLAQQYLPLPTPKVIGIDLGTTYCSVGVFFPGTGKVKVIPDENGHISIPSMVSFTDKDVYVGYESVELADSNPQNTIYDAKRFIGKIFTPEELEAEIGRYPFKVLNKNGMVEFSVTSNETITVSPEYVGSRLLLKLKEMAEAYLGMPVANAVISVPAEFDLKQRNSTIEAANLAGLKILRVINEPTAAAMAYGLHKADVFHVLVIDLGGGTLDVSLLNKQGGMFLTRAMSGNNKLGGQDFNQRLLQYLYKQIYQTYGFVPSRKEEIHRLRQAVEMVKLNLTLHQSAQLSVLLTVEEQDRKEPHSSDTELPEDKLSSADDRRVNSGFGRGLSDKKSGESQVLFETEISRKLFDTLNEDLFQKILVPIQQVLKEGHLEKTEIDEVVLVGGSTRIPRIRQVIQEFFGKDPNTSVDPDLAVVTGVAIQAGIDGGSWPLQVSALEIPNKHLQKTNFN